The Kosmotoga olearia TBF 19.5.1 sequence ACTCTGAGAGATATCCTGGACAAATATCTCGTGGTAAGGCCAAGGTTTAAAGAACTGATTGGATATCCTTTCCTGATATTTGCGGCGAATACAGGGTTTACCAATACAGGTAAACTCGGGGCTGTGCTGCCAACCCTTGGAAGTGTGGCTTTTGTTTCTGTTGTGAATACATTTTGTCACGCTACAGCACCGTTGTGGACCATTTTGCTTAGAAGTGTTTATGGCTTTATTTTTGGAAGTGCTATAGGATTTGTATTTCTTTTCATATCAAAGTTTTCGAAGAAAAGACTTTCTGAGAGTAGCGAAGAAATCGAAGATGAATTGAACGAAGTCCCCTCAAAAAAGTCTAAAAAAACGTGAAAGGAGGGGTTTTATGAGTCGTAAGGTTTTAATCGCTGGTATTCTCGTTTTTATATTTGCGGCCATAGGATTTGCTGTCAACTACGATATTCAAAAGGTTATCATCGTTCCGGTGCCGGAGAGCGAACTGCAGGTTTCTATCTGGTTGGATAAAGATCCTGGAGCAGTCTACAAAAAGGGCGAAGAGGTTAAGGTGTACTTTAAAGTCAATAAAGATGCCTATGTAGCTATATACGATATAATGCCAGATGGAAGCATCCAGCTAATATTCCCAAACAGGTACGATGCCAGCAATTATCTTAAAGCCGGGAAAGTTTACAGCTTGCCAACCGAAAAAGCTTCGAAGGTTTATCGCTTGATAGTTTCGGGTGATCCTGGAAAAGAGATATTCCAGATTGTTGCTTCTACTTCACCATTGACTTTCATCGAAGATATGGTAAAACGATTCAGCAAGGAAATTTTTCCGAAGTCTAGATTTAAAGCCGAAAAGTTTGTTGAAGAACTTGTGAGACCTTTCATATCTGAGACGGAATACGCCGTCAACAGCACGTTCTTTTATGTAGATCGAAGCCCGGATATAGGTACTCTTAAAGTATCAACCTATCCTTCGAATGCTTCTATTTACATCGATGGTAGCTATTTTGGGAAAACACCTCTTGAGATACGGGTTGAAGAAGGGCTTCATGTTGTTAGTGTTTATAAACCAGGTTATAAGATGAATACCGTGAAAGTGAACGTTTACTCCGGGAGAACGACGAATGTTTCTTTGAAACTCATACCTGATCGTAAAACCTATTCTTTATCCCTTTCAACTGTTCCCGCGGATGCCCGGGTATACCTCGATGGAACTTACGTGGGTAACAGCCCCATAACACTTTCTGTGAGTAAAGGGTTACATTCTCTGAAAATTGAAAAAGAAGGATATCAAACCTATATAGAAACGATTCAAATAAGCGGCAACACCAGTAAACGAATAGTGCTCAATGAACTCGCCCGGAAATATAGCCTCACCATTAAGAGTTCGCCTTCCGGGGCTTCTCTGTACATTGACGGTGCTTATGTTGGCCAAACACCGATAACATTGAACCTGGAATCGGGGAGACACAAAATTCTTTTGCGTGCAGAGGGTTATGAGGATTACACAGACACGATTTACCTTTATTCCAACAAAACAGTTAACGTATCGCTTGTGGCTAAGAACGCTTACCTGACGGTGAAAAGCGATCCTAGAGATGCCTCTGTTTATATTGACGGTGT is a genomic window containing:
- a CDS encoding PEGA domain-containing protein, producing the protein MSRKVLIAGILVFIFAAIGFAVNYDIQKVIIVPVPESELQVSIWLDKDPGAVYKKGEEVKVYFKVNKDAYVAIYDIMPDGSIQLIFPNRYDASNYLKAGKVYSLPTEKASKVYRLIVSGDPGKEIFQIVASTSPLTFIEDMVKRFSKEIFPKSRFKAEKFVEELVRPFISETEYAVNSTFFYVDRSPDIGTLKVSTYPSNASIYIDGSYFGKTPLEIRVEEGLHVVSVYKPGYKMNTVKVNVYSGRTTNVSLKLIPDRKTYSLSLSTVPADARVYLDGTYVGNSPITLSVSKGLHSLKIEKEGYQTYIETIQISGNTSKRIVLNELARKYSLTIKSSPSGASLYIDGAYVGQTPITLNLESGRHKILLRAEGYEDYTDTIYLYSNKTVNVSLVAKNAYLTVKSDPRDASVYIDGVYVGQTPLSLTLLSGKHSVKIIREGYLTVEKEIVLSAGEKSVLNVTLQPEGARVYVETNPTGARIFVDGYDLGYSNKWLTLEPGYHEILLVKEGYHFVYLIKYFERRVYTLSFDLYPIE